A region from the Lentimonas sp. CC4 genome encodes:
- a CDS encoding acyl-[ACP]--phospholipid O-acyltransferase produces the protein MKNNTLPKTFWWHNLTQFGGAMNDNVFKLIMVYALMAWNLDAIKAGEASSATILALVGLTFALPFLIIVPIAGNFADRFSKQGMIVKLKISEFTIMAFGIAALYFESSPMLYTTMLLMSTQSAFFGPCKLGIIPEMVDSERLSKANGSIQLFTFIAIISGTVLAPQLSTWTHENFSLAACVCLLIAAFGLATSLKISPTPPHPERHLSLNGFGSVFKTFLEIRKDGFLTLAVLALAVFYLAAAFIQLNVIDYGAQHLGLTPEQATNLFLLTAIGIGVGSTTAGWLSGRSIEFGIVPVGALLMSLCLGVLGTLSEGNLWLSAISMFVLGFASGLFIVPLESFVQYRSPADRVGAIQAASSFATWIGILAASAFIYINSSILHATAQHGFFLLACMLLALALFSLWVLPDFFVKFILMLVTRFCYRFRVRGLDNLPANEPALLVCNHVSLMDAVLIVTSQQRRVRMLMSREYYDDAGWLTKKIVKLAKVILIHSHDNPKKLLQSLKTARTALDEGYLVCIFAEGHITRTGMMRPFKQGFERIVKGTDYPIIPVYIGGAWGSVASFQQGMPKIRLRSDFRYPVSVHFGTPLPATSTTFEVQQAVSELSVDSFELVKEDRKSIGHEFIQSARRNWSKLAMVDSTGRELKFGELLIASLILRDRLRAHTTKQEQSIGILLPTGPASAMANIATTLDQRISVNLNYTAPPSSVKSAQEQCEIRTVLTSRKFLEVLPELPLAENVLYMEDLLKDISGTEKFRTFLKARIRPARILLGTKRIRPDEVTTILFSSGSTAEPKGVMLSHHNLLSNIESFRSVVSPKREDVMLATLPFFHSFGYTVTFWFPLISGITTACHTNPLEGEKIGKLAEKYKASILLTTPSFLLAYTRKIKPEQFANLHYVFTGAEKLQPRIAAMFEKKFGIHPLEGYGATELSPVCALSLPNVEVDNLEETGNREDRLGRALPGMAMKIVHPETGDNLAPGEEGLIYIKGPNVMVGYLKKPELTQSVLHDGWYDTGDIGLMDPDGFFAITGRLSRFSKLGGEMISHGAVEKALQEALKLGPDALAVVAIDDERKGEKLCVLHNAAELNEDAIREMLKALDIPNLWKPNPKDWQLVDALPLLGTGKLDYRTMKEKAAQV, from the coding sequence ATGAAGAATAACACACTCCCGAAGACATTTTGGTGGCATAACCTCACTCAGTTCGGTGGCGCAATGAATGACAACGTGTTTAAGCTCATCATGGTGTATGCGCTGATGGCTTGGAATCTGGATGCGATTAAAGCCGGAGAGGCCAGTTCCGCCACAATCTTGGCACTCGTCGGGCTAACATTTGCACTGCCTTTTCTAATCATTGTCCCCATTGCAGGTAACTTTGCCGATAGGTTCAGTAAGCAGGGAATGATTGTTAAACTCAAAATATCAGAGTTTACCATCATGGCATTTGGAATCGCGGCACTCTATTTCGAAAGTAGTCCCATGCTCTACACCACCATGCTCCTGATGTCGACACAGAGCGCCTTCTTTGGCCCCTGCAAGCTGGGAATCATCCCAGAGATGGTCGACTCCGAGCGACTCTCCAAAGCAAATGGCTCGATTCAACTCTTCACCTTCATCGCGATCATCAGCGGCACCGTCTTAGCTCCCCAACTCAGCACTTGGACGCATGAAAACTTCAGTCTCGCCGCCTGTGTTTGCCTACTGATCGCGGCATTTGGACTCGCCACGTCACTCAAAATCTCACCGACGCCTCCTCACCCAGAGCGCCACCTCAGCCTCAACGGCTTCGGCTCAGTCTTTAAGACTTTCTTGGAAATCCGTAAAGACGGCTTTCTAACACTAGCAGTGCTAGCACTCGCAGTGTTTTACCTAGCTGCCGCCTTCATTCAACTCAACGTCATCGACTATGGCGCACAACATCTCGGACTGACCCCAGAGCAGGCAACGAACCTCTTTTTACTCACTGCCATAGGTATCGGCGTCGGTTCAACGACTGCGGGCTGGCTCAGTGGTCGCTCAATTGAGTTCGGTATCGTCCCGGTAGGCGCACTATTGATGAGCCTCTGCCTCGGAGTCTTAGGCACCCTATCAGAAGGTAATCTCTGGTTATCAGCAATCAGCATGTTTGTCCTGGGATTTGCATCAGGCCTGTTCATCGTGCCGCTCGAATCATTCGTGCAGTATCGCAGCCCGGCCGACCGTGTCGGTGCGATCCAAGCCGCCAGTTCCTTCGCAACATGGATCGGCATTCTAGCTGCCAGTGCTTTTATCTACATCAACTCCTCTATACTGCATGCCACCGCGCAACATGGATTCTTCCTACTCGCATGTATGCTATTGGCCCTCGCACTCTTTAGCCTCTGGGTGCTGCCAGATTTCTTTGTAAAATTCATTCTGATGCTCGTGACTCGGTTCTGCTACCGTTTCCGCGTGCGTGGGCTCGATAACTTACCAGCCAACGAACCAGCCCTACTGGTCTGCAACCACGTCAGCCTCATGGATGCCGTGCTAATCGTGACCAGCCAGCAACGACGCGTCCGCATGTTAATGTCACGCGAATATTACGATGATGCCGGATGGCTCACCAAAAAGATCGTCAAACTCGCCAAGGTCATCCTCATCCACAGCCACGACAACCCGAAAAAGCTCCTTCAATCCCTGAAGACTGCACGCACCGCACTCGACGAAGGCTACCTCGTCTGCATCTTCGCCGAAGGCCACATCACACGAACCGGCATGATGCGCCCTTTCAAGCAAGGCTTTGAGCGTATCGTGAAAGGCACCGATTACCCAATCATCCCCGTCTATATCGGTGGCGCATGGGGCAGCGTTGCTAGCTTCCAACAAGGCATGCCAAAAATCCGCCTGCGCAGTGACTTTCGCTACCCAGTTAGCGTTCACTTCGGCACACCGCTCCCAGCCACCTCGACCACATTCGAAGTGCAACAAGCTGTCAGTGAGCTGTCGGTCGACTCCTTCGAACTCGTCAAAGAAGACCGCAAAAGCATCGGCCACGAGTTCATCCAATCCGCCCGTCGCAATTGGAGTAAACTAGCAATGGTTGACAGCACAGGCCGCGAGCTCAAATTCGGAGAGCTACTAATCGCCAGCCTCATACTACGCGACCGACTTCGCGCGCACACGACAAAGCAGGAGCAGAGCATCGGCATCTTACTCCCAACGGGACCTGCATCCGCGATGGCAAACATCGCCACCACGCTCGATCAACGCATCAGCGTCAACCTCAACTACACCGCACCACCATCCAGCGTAAAGTCAGCACAAGAGCAATGTGAGATCCGCACCGTGCTGACCTCGCGCAAATTCCTCGAAGTCTTACCCGAGTTGCCACTCGCCGAGAACGTCCTCTACATGGAAGACTTACTCAAAGACATCAGCGGCACCGAAAAATTCCGCACCTTCCTCAAAGCACGCATCAGACCGGCACGCATTTTACTAGGCACCAAACGTATCCGACCGGACGAGGTCACCACGATCCTGTTCTCCAGCGGATCAACCGCCGAACCAAAGGGCGTCATGCTCAGTCATCACAACCTGCTGTCCAATATCGAGTCCTTCCGCTCAGTGGTCAGCCCGAAGCGTGAGGACGTGATGCTAGCCACACTCCCCTTCTTTCATTCATTCGGCTACACCGTTACGTTCTGGTTCCCACTCATTTCGGGTATCACCACAGCCTGCCACACGAATCCACTGGAAGGCGAAAAAATCGGTAAGCTCGCAGAAAAATATAAAGCATCCATTTTACTCACGACACCGAGCTTCCTACTCGCCTACACACGTAAGATTAAGCCCGAGCAATTCGCCAACCTACACTACGTCTTCACCGGAGCTGAAAAGCTACAGCCGCGCATCGCCGCGATGTTTGAGAAAAAGTTCGGGATCCACCCACTCGAAGGCTACGGAGCAACCGAACTCTCACCCGTCTGTGCGCTCAGCCTGCCAAACGTCGAAGTCGACAACCTGGAAGAAACAGGCAATCGCGAAGACCGCCTCGGTCGTGCCCTACCCGGCATGGCAATGAAGATCGTGCACCCAGAAACAGGCGACAACCTAGCCCCAGGCGAAGAAGGTCTCATCTACATTAAAGGACCGAACGTCATGGTCGGCTACTTAAAGAAGCCAGAGCTCACCCAATCCGTCCTGCACGACGGGTGGTATGATACAGGCGATATCGGCCTGATGGACCCTGACGGATTCTTTGCCATTACTGGACGGCTCTCGCGCTTCAGTAAACTCGGCGGCGAAATGATCTCACACGGTGCCGTGGAAAAAGCATTGCAAGAAGCCCTCAAACTCGGGCCGGATGCGCTAGCAGTCGTTGCAATCGACGACGAGCGCAAGGGCGAGAAACTCTGCGTGCTTCATAACGCTGCAGAGCTCAACGAGGACGCGATCCGCGAAATGCTCAAAGCCCTCGACATCCCTAACCTTTGGAAGCCAAATCCCAAAGATTGGCAACTCGTCGATGCCCTGCCCCTACTCGGAACAGGCAAATTGGACTATCGCACGATGAAGGAAAAAGCAGCGCAAGTGTAG
- the smpB gene encoding SsrA-binding protein SmpB, whose product MCAKKKSPEDRFKEIRNGKAHHNYFVGDSFEAGIVLQGTEVKAVRAGDAQITEGFCRIEKGECWLYNSHIGEYKFGNFANHPPRRKRKLILHRREIHKIFGAMEAGGKSLIPLRMYLKHGLIKVEIALCTGKKLFDKRETLKKKITMREAEREMRHHK is encoded by the coding sequence GTGTGTGCTAAAAAAAAGTCACCGGAGGACCGATTTAAGGAAATCCGCAACGGCAAGGCTCACCACAATTATTTTGTGGGGGACTCTTTTGAGGCAGGTATCGTGCTGCAAGGCACCGAGGTAAAAGCGGTTCGTGCAGGCGATGCACAGATCACCGAAGGGTTTTGTCGTATCGAGAAAGGCGAGTGCTGGCTCTATAATTCGCATATTGGCGAATATAAGTTCGGAAACTTTGCCAACCACCCTCCGCGTCGGAAGCGTAAGTTAATTCTGCACCGTCGAGAGATTCATAAAATATTTGGTGCGATGGAGGCCGGCGGTAAGTCGCTGATCCCTCTGCGCATGTATCTGAAACACGGCCTAATTAAGGTCGAGATCGCGCTCTGCACGGGTAAGAAACTGTTCGATAAACGTGAGACGCTGAAGAAGAAGATCACGATGCGTGAAGCTGAGCGCGAAATGCGCCACCATAAATAG
- the rplM gene encoding 50S ribosomal protein L13, giving the protein MKTTLATTSDHTKNWFVVDAAEETLGRISVKIANVLRGRHKAIYTPHADTGDFVVVINAEKIKVSGKKNSDKSYMFYSGWMGGESHVTMAEMRAKKPEFIIEHAVKGMLPRNILGRKMIKKLKIHTGPTHPYEAQQPKPLV; this is encoded by the coding sequence ATGAAAACAACTTTAGCTACTACATCCGATCACACCAAGAACTGGTTCGTGGTTGACGCTGCCGAAGAAACACTCGGTCGTATCTCCGTAAAAATCGCCAACGTATTGCGCGGCCGTCATAAGGCTATCTATACTCCGCATGCAGACACTGGCGATTTCGTCGTTGTTATCAATGCTGAGAAGATCAAAGTATCCGGCAAGAAGAACAGCGATAAGAGCTATATGTTCTACTCTGGCTGGATGGGCGGCGAAAGCCACGTCACAATGGCAGAGATGCGTGCGAAGAAACCTGAGTTCATCATCGAACACGCGGTTAAGGGCATGCTGCCTCGCAATATCCTTGGTCGCAAGATGATCAAGAAGCTAAAAATTCATACTGGCCCTACGCATCCTTACGAAGCGCAGCAGCCTAAGCCACTCGTCTAA
- a CDS encoding DNA-directed RNA polymerase subunit omega, with amino-acid sequence MRDDYLQAAQLVIPDPMILINVISRRAKQLKSGYKPLIESLERLSAEDLALREVMEGKITYQLDEEKHSDSE; translated from the coding sequence TTGAGAGACGATTATTTACAGGCCGCACAATTGGTAATCCCTGATCCAATGATTTTGATCAATGTTATTTCGCGTCGTGCGAAACAACTGAAAAGTGGCTACAAGCCACTGATTGAGTCACTTGAACGCCTATCAGCCGAAGATTTGGCTCTACGCGAAGTCATGGAAGGTAAGATTACTTACCAGTTGGACGAAGAGAAACACAGCGACAGCGAATAG
- a CDS encoding ATP-binding protein: MLLPIPEEVKVYIQLIILQTLLLVLFSALFVGINQKSQKHLAHTYQSLEAKEALTFDQLVNLKRESMKTLAMDYSYWQDLIDWIQEPNMEWVEKQFEESLNTYGVDLFCIYDSKGKRLTPTLDAGLASTTQSGVRFPDQLPTTILNRPIDQWFQATFDQTPKGIRELFYAPIQPQSDHDRSGKHYGYLATASYWDTEFIHELETLTGATIYLNNDEFNQTSNSDHISFQRSYHDYQERPIITLNVYKTLPVASQLIQKQAHHRTLILVAFTIGGICLLAFIYVTISRPLRKLSRAMETGDNQILESITHSQSEFKHLAQLIVENTKHKQLLQTEIENRRTFEQQLLTAKTRAEQANRAKSQFLANISHETRTPLHTISGFTALLSESNLDDDQQKTLEHIRENADHLVKMLSDIIDLSSIEAEEMKPQRRELNVRELFDEIVAAAQSHAAVKKLEIIEEFSTTIPEVIRTDYARLRHALLSVVDNAIKFTDEGSITLRANYVDTTNEPALTFEVIDTGIGMSEDVLESIFEAFYQMDDSDSRRYGGGGLGLAIARGIARLLGGSIEAESTLGEGTTIRLILPQAAIETKSPLVAANKAE, encoded by the coding sequence TTGCTTCTACCCATACCCGAAGAAGTGAAAGTCTACATTCAACTCATCATACTCCAGACCTTGCTATTGGTCTTATTCAGCGCGCTCTTCGTTGGTATCAACCAGAAATCACAAAAGCACCTGGCGCACACCTACCAATCCCTTGAAGCAAAAGAAGCACTCACCTTCGATCAACTGGTGAATCTAAAGCGTGAGAGTATGAAGACGCTGGCGATGGACTACTCCTACTGGCAAGACCTGATTGACTGGATCCAAGAACCAAACATGGAGTGGGTGGAAAAGCAATTTGAAGAGTCACTCAACACCTATGGAGTCGACTTGTTCTGCATCTATGACTCAAAGGGGAAGCGCCTCACCCCCACTTTAGATGCGGGCTTAGCCTCCACCACACAAAGTGGCGTGCGATTCCCAGATCAACTACCAACAACCATACTCAACAGACCGATCGATCAATGGTTTCAAGCAACCTTCGATCAGACCCCCAAAGGCATCAGAGAACTTTTCTACGCGCCCATACAGCCACAATCCGACCATGATCGAAGTGGAAAACATTACGGATACCTAGCCACTGCGAGCTACTGGGACACAGAATTCATTCATGAATTGGAAACGCTCACTGGTGCAACTATCTATCTAAACAACGATGAGTTCAATCAAACCTCCAACTCCGATCACATCAGCTTCCAGCGCAGTTACCACGACTATCAAGAACGACCGATCATTACTCTTAACGTCTATAAAACACTGCCTGTCGCCAGTCAGCTCATTCAGAAGCAAGCACACCATCGAACACTCATACTGGTCGCATTTACCATCGGCGGCATCTGCTTACTCGCCTTTATTTACGTCACTATCTCACGTCCGCTGCGCAAACTCTCTCGTGCGATGGAAACCGGAGACAATCAAATCCTCGAAAGCATCACACACTCGCAATCGGAATTTAAGCACTTGGCTCAACTGATCGTCGAAAACACGAAGCACAAACAACTACTACAAACTGAAATCGAGAATCGGCGGACATTTGAGCAACAATTACTTACCGCTAAAACCCGTGCCGAACAAGCCAACCGCGCTAAATCTCAGTTCCTCGCTAACATCAGTCACGAAACACGCACCCCGCTACATACGATCTCAGGCTTCACTGCCTTACTCAGCGAAAGTAATCTCGACGACGATCAACAGAAAACTTTAGAGCACATTCGAGAGAATGCAGACCATCTAGTCAAAATGCTCTCCGACATTATCGACCTCTCAAGTATCGAGGCCGAAGAAATGAAACCACAGCGTAGGGAATTAAATGTCAGAGAGCTTTTTGACGAAATCGTCGCAGCAGCGCAGTCACACGCCGCAGTCAAGAAACTAGAAATCATAGAGGAGTTTTCAACGACCATCCCCGAGGTCATACGCACCGACTACGCTCGTCTGCGCCACGCGCTACTCTCAGTCGTCGACAATGCGATTAAATTCACAGACGAAGGCTCCATTACATTGCGAGCCAACTATGTCGACACCACCAACGAGCCCGCATTAACTTTCGAAGTCATCGACACTGGGATCGGCATGAGTGAGGACGTGCTCGAAAGTATCTTTGAAGCCTTCTACCAAATGGATGACTCTGATTCACGCCGCTATGGCGGAGGGGGGCTAGGCCTCGCCATCGCACGAGGAATCGCTCGGCTCTTAGGTGGCTCTATCGAAGCAGAAAGCACTTTAGGGGAAGGCACCACGATTCGATTGATCCTGCCACAGGCAGCCATCGAGACGAAGTCACCTTTAGTTGCCGCCAATAAAGCCGAGTAG
- the thrB gene encoding homoserine kinase — MSQQSVLVQAPASTSNCGPGFDTLSIALTLYNFVRITSREDAQIVSIGEAAEGTQAMVEATTRGFLDLAGVEYGGFDYEIWGDVPLARGLGSSATVRASIVAGLNALTGSPLDQDAMIRLTTQLDNAPDNACAVFAGGFCIARTDPDSFAYREHVRFGLPESLMFVAVSPAYQVLTKNSRRVLPDSIPFNDVVRSANSLAFLVGALVSGEFARLKGAVNDYIHQPYRELLNPFGHESIQAGCNDGAFTGWLSGSGSTVICVTDKAHALQVGAAMQQVYKSNGVSSRVYRLVADNTGLTVS, encoded by the coding sequence ATGTCTCAACAATCTGTCCTCGTTCAGGCTCCGGCCAGCACCTCGAATTGTGGCCCTGGCTTTGATACACTTAGTATCGCTCTGACACTGTATAACTTTGTGCGCATTACCTCGCGCGAGGATGCGCAGATCGTAAGCATTGGCGAAGCTGCCGAGGGCACTCAGGCGATGGTAGAGGCGACTACGCGTGGCTTTCTTGATCTCGCTGGTGTCGAATACGGCGGGTTTGACTATGAGATTTGGGGCGATGTGCCGTTGGCGCGTGGTCTCGGTTCGAGTGCGACCGTGCGCGCGAGTATTGTCGCTGGGCTGAATGCATTGACTGGTAGCCCGCTAGATCAGGACGCGATGATTCGCCTAACGACTCAGTTGGATAATGCGCCGGATAATGCCTGCGCCGTATTTGCGGGAGGTTTTTGTATCGCTCGCACAGATCCAGACAGTTTTGCCTATCGCGAACATGTGCGCTTCGGCTTGCCTGAGTCGTTGATGTTTGTCGCCGTGTCACCAGCTTATCAGGTGTTGACGAAGAATTCTCGCCGTGTTCTGCCCGATAGTATCCCGTTTAATGATGTGGTGCGCAGTGCGAATAGCTTGGCATTTTTAGTCGGAGCGCTCGTTTCCGGTGAATTCGCGCGTCTCAAAGGTGCGGTGAATGACTATATTCACCAGCCTTACCGTGAGTTGCTCAATCCATTTGGGCACGAAAGTATTCAGGCGGGGTGTAATGATGGCGCATTTACCGGATGGCTCAGTGGTAGCGGATCGACCGTGATTTGTGTGACAGATAAGGCGCATGCGCTACAAGTCGGCGCTGCGATGCAGCAGGTTTACAAGTCCAATGGTGTGAGTAGTCGTGTCTATCGTCTCGTCGCTGATAACACTGGCCTGACGGTTTCGTAG